One genomic window of Arachis hypogaea cultivar Tifrunner chromosome 8, arahy.Tifrunner.gnm2.J5K5, whole genome shotgun sequence includes the following:
- the LOC140174742 gene encoding uncharacterized protein, with protein MEIGGEGEQMVLQKETIVELGEGDFICETKNQTSLVERRLKECGFDDIYCVETRGLSGGLALAWKGVQSNSNKGSSKSCWKLLDDLGTGEKEGGRDKSPQYIQQFQHFINQGKLVDMGYIGGRFTWWNKSYQERSIRKRLDRALISSSLRLDYPMATITHLEETGSDHKLILMSTNPLQVKAKRRFRFQERCCGKEETDHIIEEAWKKEVIGSPMFYLFQKLKGCQHELVKWQASEPSNSKKEIMRLEGLLSAAKENPTLANKEHIMELEKTYPKRVFWKEKSPVRWLR; from the exons ATGGAGATAGGAGGGGAAGGAGAGCAGATGGTTTTGCAGAAAGAAACTATTGTTGAACTGGGAGAGG GTGATTTTATTTGTGAAACTAAAAACCAAACCTCGCTTGTGGAGAGAAGATTGAAAGAGTGCGGATTTGATGACATATATTGTGTAGAGACAAGAGGTTTATCAGGTGGACTAGCCCTGGCATGGAAAGGAG TGCAGAGCAACAGCAACAAAGGCAGTTCGAAGAGTTGCTGGAAATTATTAGATGACTTGGGCACAG GGGAGAAAGAAGGAGGTAGGGATAAATCACCGCAATATATTCAGCAGTTTCAACATTTTATCAACCAAGGTAAGCTAGTCGATATGGGCTACATAGGAGGAAGGTTTACATGGTGGAACAAAAGCTACCAAGAAAGATCGATAAGAAAACGCCTTGACAGAGCTCTCATCTCTAGCTCATTACGACTTGACTACCCAATGGCTACTATAACACATTTAGAGGAAACTGGGTCTGACCATAAACTGATACTGATGAGTACAAACCCGCTGCAAGTGAAAGCAAAGAGGAGATTCCGGTTCCAAGAGCGCTGTTGTGGTAAAGAAGAGACTGACCATATCATAGAAGAAGCTTGGAAAAAAGAAGTGATTGGCTCCCCAATGTTCTACTTATTTCAAAAACTTAAGGGATGCCAACATGAATTAGTGAAATGGCAAGCATCGGAGCCGAGCAACTCAAAAAAGGAGATTATGAGACTGGAAGGGCTGCTTTCTGCAGCCAAGGAGAACCCAACTTTGGCAAATAAAGAACATATTATGGAGTTGGAAAAAACCTATCCCAAGCGTGTATTCTGGAAAGAGAAGTCTCCAGTAAGGTGGCTGAGATAG